The following proteins are encoded in a genomic region of Serinus canaria isolate serCan28SL12 chromosome 15, serCan2020, whole genome shotgun sequence:
- the BRI3BP gene encoding BRI3-binding protein, which translates to MAAARRVQLRGPLLLLLLLLLLLGAAGPGARAARSRGADRQNSLRRAASGLYQGVSGLFGEDNVRALQKFFSRLTERFVNGVDVLMDTFWRIWTDLLDVLGIDASNLTHYFSPAAIANNPTRALLLIGAILLAYWFLSLFLGFFFYLLHMLFGRFFWIARVALFTLSCVYILQKYEGDPEHAVLPLCFVVAVYFMTGPVGFYWRRNSNSSLEEKMDHLDSQIRLLNIRLSRVIENLDRGSEQ; encoded by the exons atggcggcggcgcggcgggtGCAGCTCCGGgggccgctgctgctgctgctgctgctgctgctgctgctcggcgcggcggggcccggcgccCGGGCTGCGCGGAGCCGCGGGGCCGACCGCCAGAACAGCCTGCGCCGCGCCGCCAGCGGCCTCTACCAGGGCGTCAGCGGCCTCTTCGGCGAGGACAACGTGCGGGCCCTGCAGAAG tttttctcGAGGTTGACAGAGAGGTTTGTGAATGGGGTGGATGTATTAATGGACACATTCTGGAGAATATGGACTGATTTGTTAGATGTTCTTGGAATTGATG cCTCCAACCTGACTCATTATTTCAGCCCAGCAGCCATTGCCAACAACCCGACCCGCGCCCTCCTGCTGATCGGTGCCATTTTACTGGCCTATTGGTTTTTATCTCTCTTCCTTGGATTCTTCTTCTATCTCCTGCACATGCTGTTTGGCCGCTTCTTCTGGATCGCCAGGGTGGCCCTGTTCACCCTGTCCTGTGTGTACATCCTGCAGAAGTACGAGGGCGACCCGGAGCACGCcgtgctgcccctctgcttcgTCGTGGCCGTCTACTTCATGACGGGCCCAGTTGGCTTTTACTGGAGGaggaacagcaacagcagcctggaggagaagaTGGACCACCTGGATAGTCAGATCAGACTGCTGAACATCCGTCTTTCCAGGGTGATTGAGAACCTGGATAGGGGCAGCGAGCAATGA